The Gymnodinialimonas sp. 57CJ19 genome includes a window with the following:
- a CDS encoding C4-dicarboxylate TRAP transporter substrate-binding protein, which translates to MATLAFLRGTTLAAAALTLGSGAALADDFTLRIGAGHPNGPTVYVSDVADFFVPEVVRRVEEETDHTITFVEGYGGSIAGVAETLESVENGILDIGAYCMCFEPAKLFLHNFPYYAPFGPQDSEQQMAAARAVYDQVPWLEEQFTAEYGQVLLGLHGWDNYHLGTTDPWETVEDLQGVKIGGAGPNLPWLEFAGAQPVQSTLPDGYLSLQTGVYNGWLMFPSAYLGFRFYEPAPHYTLIGFGAMGVNALTMNERSLSRLPEDVQAIILEVGAAYEAQAGTSLNARQVSGLEGLAEAGAMISEIEPEVRSGWAESLASFPGQQAAEADSRGMPGTEVMQAYLSAVDETGYEWPYTYTVE; encoded by the coding sequence ATGGCAACACTGGCTTTTTTACGAGGGACGACCCTTGCGGCGGCCGCACTGACATTAGGCTCGGGCGCGGCGCTGGCGGATGATTTCACCCTGCGCATCGGCGCCGGGCACCCCAACGGGCCGACGGTCTATGTCTCTGACGTAGCGGACTTTTTTGTCCCCGAGGTCGTGCGGCGTGTGGAAGAAGAAACCGATCACACCATCACATTCGTTGAAGGCTACGGCGGCTCCATCGCGGGCGTGGCGGAGACATTGGAGTCTGTTGAAAACGGCATCCTCGACATCGGCGCCTATTGCATGTGCTTCGAGCCCGCCAAGCTGTTCTTGCACAACTTCCCCTACTACGCGCCCTTCGGCCCGCAGGATTCTGAACAGCAGATGGCAGCCGCTCGTGCCGTCTACGATCAGGTGCCTTGGCTAGAGGAACAGTTCACCGCGGAATACGGCCAAGTGCTTTTGGGCCTGCACGGGTGGGACAACTACCACCTTGGCACCACCGACCCTTGGGAGACGGTCGAAGATCTGCAAGGCGTGAAGATCGGCGGTGCGGGTCCCAACCTGCCATGGTTGGAATTTGCCGGCGCGCAACCGGTGCAATCGACGCTGCCTGACGGCTATCTGTCGCTGCAAACGGGCGTCTATAATGGCTGGCTGATGTTCCCCTCTGCCTACCTTGGCTTCCGCTTCTACGAACCCGCGCCCCATTATACCTTGATCGGGTTTGGCGCGATGGGCGTAAACGCCTTGACCATGAACGAACGCAGTCTCTCGCGGTTGCCGGAAGACGTGCAGGCGATCATCCTTGAAGTCGGAGCGGCCTACGAGGCACAGGCGGGTACATCGCTGAACGCGCGTCAGGTTTCGGGTCTTGAAGGGCTGGCCGAAGCCGGGGCCATGATCTCGGAAATCGAACCAGAGGTGCGCAGCGGATGGGCCGAATCCCTCGCCTCATTCCCCGGCCAGCAAGCAGCCGAGGCCGATAGCCGCGGAATGCCGGGGACCGAGGTGATGCAAGCCTACCTCAGCGCGGTGGATGAAACCGGCTACGAATGGCCGTACACCTACACCGTCGAGTAA
- a CDS encoding GFA family protein — protein sequence MGAEEEPRVQQHEAGCLCGKLRVAATGAPVRVGLCHCLDCRKHHGALFYGAAIWPKDAVQIKGDFGAYQGRCFCLTCGSSVFAQSGDETEVHLGAFDQPDRFRPTYEVWVERREAWLPPFPEMTGFQRNRENPDG from the coding sequence ATGGGGGCAGAGGAGGAGCCGAGAGTGCAACAGCATGAAGCGGGGTGTCTGTGCGGGAAGCTACGGGTCGCGGCGACAGGGGCACCGGTGCGGGTCGGGCTGTGCCATTGCTTGGACTGCCGCAAGCACCATGGGGCGTTGTTCTACGGGGCGGCGATATGGCCAAAGGATGCCGTGCAGATCAAAGGGGACTTCGGCGCGTATCAGGGGCGGTGCTTTTGCCTAACCTGCGGGTCATCTGTTTTTGCGCAATCGGGGGACGAGACAGAGGTTCACCTTGGCGCGTTCGACCAGCCGGATCGTTTTCGCCCCACTTATGAAGTCTGGGTTGAGCGGCGCGAAGCGTGGCTGCCGCCCTTCCCGGAAATGACCGGGTTCCAGCGCAATCGCGAGAACCCGGACGGCTGA
- a CDS encoding (2Fe-2S)-binding protein, producing MTDTQTISVTVNGETASAAVPVRQNLVDFLRNTLGLTGSHVGCEHGVCGACTLEVDGAMVRGCLMLAVQADGAKVTTIEGYGDRAAALRAAFIDRNALQCGYCTPGMLASALEYVEGGGGADRAAIREHLSGNYCRCTGYQSIVDAVCDVIEGESS from the coding sequence TCTGTCACCGTGAACGGCGAGACCGCAAGCGCCGCCGTGCCGGTGCGCCAGAACCTGGTGGATTTTCTGCGCAACACTCTGGGTCTGACGGGCAGCCACGTGGGCTGTGAGCACGGTGTGTGCGGCGCCTGTACGCTGGAAGTGGACGGCGCCATGGTGCGCGGTTGCCTGATGCTTGCGGTGCAAGCGGACGGCGCAAAAGTCACCACGATCGAGGGCTACGGCGACCGGGCCGCGGCACTGCGAGCGGCGTTTATCGACCGCAATGCCTTGCAATGCGGCTATTGCACCCCGGGCATGTTGGCCAGCGCACTGGAATATGTGGAAGGCGGCGGCGGAGCCGATCGCGCCGCCATCCGAGAGCACCTTTCCGGCAACTATTGCCGCTGCACCGGCTACCAATCCATTGTCGATGCCGTGTGCGACGTGATCGAGGGGGAAAGCTCATGA
- a CDS encoding xanthine dehydrogenase family protein molybdopterin-binding subunit, whose protein sequence is MSGPLTIFDKPNSLIGKPVDRPDAKRLLQGRGKFVDDIQLPRMVHAAFVRAPVAHGRIVSIDLDEARAVPGVIAIYTGADLADHVEPYVGVLSHMVGLRSAPQMPLAIDTVRWTGEPVVMVVASSRAVAEDAAALVFVDIEDLPPATDMERALEPDAPVIHPDFGNNLAWERTVEAGDPDAAFARDDVSVVERTFRFGRHTGVTLETRASVVDYDPSEDTLTCHYSGQAPHMMQFIFAKHLGLPEENVRVISNDVGGSFGIKIHTYGDEIATAAAAKLLQRPVKFVADRLESFLTDIHARDHVVHGRIAVTPEGEIAALAFDDITGIGPYSMYPRTSAIEANQILNLTGAPYALENYRANAKVVFQNKNLMCQYRAVGHPIAMAVADGLLEEAAHKIGMDVVEIRRRNLVKDDAYPCTSATGMKLDDLSHHKTLDKLIETMDYDAKRAEHAALRAEGIHRGLGLVSMIEVTNPSPMFYGIGGAPIASQDGSTIRLEAGGAIHVSSSVTEQGQGTNTILAQIAAGVFGVAMDRVKVTTGDTKTTPYGGGTWASRGAGIGGEATLQAAHALKEQVLDIAGVILQAKPEALDIVEGHVTDKDGTQRMSLSDLARTVYYRGNELPSDMTPELVATRHYRVTDFPFVFTNAAMAAEVELDPDTGFVKILNFWAVEDCGRVINPKLVDEQIRGGVIQGIGGAFYEECIYSEDGQFENATMADYLVPMAFEMPDITIAHVETPTKTSVLGAKGAGEAGTGGAPAALLNAVNDALRPLDAQIHQMPMTPERILKALGTV, encoded by the coding sequence ATGAGCGGCCCTCTGACGATTTTTGACAAGCCCAATTCCCTTATCGGCAAGCCCGTTGACCGCCCCGATGCCAAGCGTCTCTTGCAGGGGCGCGGCAAGTTTGTGGACGATATCCAACTGCCCCGCATGGTCCACGCGGCCTTTGTGCGGGCGCCCGTGGCCCATGGGCGGATCGTGTCGATTGATCTTGATGAGGCCCGCGCCGTGCCCGGCGTCATCGCCATCTATACCGGGGCTGATCTGGCCGATCATGTGGAGCCTTACGTGGGCGTGCTCAGCCATATGGTGGGCCTGCGCTCAGCGCCGCAAATGCCTTTGGCCATCGATACCGTCCGCTGGACCGGAGAGCCGGTGGTGATGGTTGTCGCCAGCTCTCGGGCTGTGGCCGAGGACGCGGCGGCGCTGGTCTTCGTGGACATCGAAGACCTGCCCCCCGCCACAGATATGGAGCGCGCGTTGGAACCTGACGCGCCGGTGATCCACCCGGATTTCGGCAATAACCTTGCCTGGGAACGCACCGTTGAGGCGGGCGATCCAGACGCCGCTTTTGCCCGCGATGACGTGAGTGTGGTCGAGCGCACGTTCCGTTTCGGTCGCCACACCGGCGTGACCCTGGAGACCCGCGCCAGCGTCGTGGATTATGACCCTTCCGAGGACACGCTGACCTGCCACTACTCGGGCCAAGCGCCTCATATGATGCAATTTATCTTCGCCAAGCACTTGGGCTTGCCGGAAGAAAACGTGCGCGTGATCTCGAATGATGTGGGCGGGTCTTTCGGGATCAAGATCCACACCTATGGCGATGAGATTGCCACGGCAGCGGCCGCGAAACTGCTGCAACGCCCGGTGAAGTTTGTGGCGGATCGGCTGGAAAGCTTCCTTACCGACATTCACGCCCGTGACCATGTGGTGCACGGGCGCATCGCAGTCACCCCAGAGGGGGAAATCGCGGCACTTGCCTTTGATGACATCACCGGCATCGGCCCTTATTCGATGTATCCGCGCACCTCGGCGATAGAGGCGAACCAGATCCTGAACCTGACCGGGGCGCCCTATGCGCTGGAGAACTACCGCGCCAACGCCAAGGTGGTATTCCAGAACAAGAACCTGATGTGCCAATATCGCGCTGTGGGGCACCCGATTGCCATGGCGGTGGCCGATGGCCTGCTAGAGGAAGCGGCCCATAAGATCGGCATGGATGTGGTCGAAATCCGTCGCCGCAACCTTGTTAAAGATGACGCCTATCCCTGCACCTCGGCCACGGGGATGAAGCTGGATGACCTGAGCCATCACAAGACGCTGGATAAGCTGATCGAGACGATGGATTACGACGCCAAAAGGGCGGAACACGCGGCGCTGCGCGCAGAGGGTATCCACCGCGGCCTTGGCCTCGTTTCGATGATCGAGGTCACGAACCCCAGCCCGATGTTCTACGGCATCGGCGGCGCGCCGATTGCCAGCCAGGACGGCTCTACCATCCGGCTGGAGGCGGGCGGGGCGATCCATGTGTCGTCCTCGGTCACCGAGCAGGGGCAGGGCACCAACACGATCCTTGCGCAGATCGCGGCCGGGGTTTTTGGCGTCGCAATGGACCGGGTGAAGGTGACGACCGGTGACACGAAAACCACGCCTTACGGCGGTGGAACATGGGCGTCACGGGGCGCCGGGATCGGAGGGGAGGCGACACTGCAAGCCGCCCACGCCCTGAAAGAACAGGTGTTGGACATCGCGGGCGTGATCCTGCAAGCCAAGCCGGAAGCCCTTGATATTGTTGAAGGTCATGTCACCGACAAGGACGGCACCCAACGCATGAGCCTAAGCGATCTGGCCCGCACCGTTTACTACCGAGGCAATGAATTGCCTTCAGACATGACACCGGAACTCGTGGCCACCCGCCACTACCGCGTCACCGATTTTCCCTTCGTTTTCACCAATGCCGCCATGGCCGCCGAGGTCGAGTTGGACCCGGACACGGGATTTGTAAAAATCCTCAACTTCTGGGCGGTGGAAGATTGCGGCCGGGTGATTAACCCCAAGCTGGTCGACGAACAAATTCGCGGGGGTGTGATCCAAGGCATCGGGGGCGCGTTCTACGAGGAGTGCATCTACTCCGAGGACGGCCAGTTTGAGAACGCGACCATGGCCGATTACCTTGTGCCGATGGCGTTTGAGATGCCCGACATCACCATTGCCCACGTGGAAACGCCCACCAAAACCAGTGTCCTTGGTGCCAAAGGCGCAGGCGAGGCCGGGACCGGCGGCGCGCCGGCCGCTTTGTTGAACGCGGTGAACGATGCGCTTCGCCCCTTGGACGCACAAATCCACCAAATGCCCATGACGCCCGAGCGCATTCTAAAAGCGCTCGGCACTGTTTAG
- a CDS encoding polysaccharide deacetylase family protein, giving the protein MALSDRIPYQAIVDRPKLRLPDGKRVAVWVIVNVEEWRIENPMPRTVLPPPMGQPLLPDVPNWSWHEYGMRSGFWRQYQALVDRGIPASLAINGNVCASYPRVAGAALEAGWEFMGHGHLQGPMHRLDDQEGAIAKALDQIESFCGTRPRAWESPGLTETEETLDLLRKHGVEYVADWVIDDLPQDVATPFGRVTTLPYSVETNDIAVYALQGHRSDEFLTRGRDQFDRLYAEGATSPRVMAISVHPYITGVPHRIKYLEELLDYVGGHEGTQWMTASQLGDWYRTELTRVTGD; this is encoded by the coding sequence ATGGCCCTGTCCGATCGCATCCCCTATCAAGCTATTGTTGATCGCCCGAAACTGCGCCTTCCAGACGGTAAACGCGTCGCCGTTTGGGTGATCGTCAATGTCGAGGAATGGCGCATCGAAAACCCGATGCCCCGCACGGTGTTGCCGCCCCCAATGGGCCAGCCCCTGCTACCCGATGTCCCGAATTGGAGCTGGCACGAATACGGCATGAGATCCGGCTTTTGGCGGCAATATCAGGCGCTTGTAGACCGCGGCATTCCCGCATCCCTGGCGATCAACGGCAACGTCTGCGCCAGCTATCCCCGTGTTGCGGGTGCCGCACTTGAGGCCGGATGGGAGTTCATGGGCCACGGCCATCTGCAAGGCCCCATGCACCGGCTGGACGATCAAGAGGGCGCGATTGCCAAGGCCTTGGATCAAATCGAATCCTTCTGCGGCACCCGCCCTCGCGCCTGGGAAAGCCCCGGGCTGACCGAAACCGAAGAGACGCTGGATCTACTGCGCAAACATGGGGTGGAATATGTGGCCGATTGGGTGATTGATGACCTGCCCCAAGACGTCGCCACCCCGTTTGGCCGCGTCACCACCCTGCCCTATTCGGTCGAGACCAACGACATCGCCGTCTACGCCCTGCAAGGCCACCGCTCGGACGAGTTCCTGACCCGGGGCCGCGACCAGTTTGACCGCCTCTATGCCGAGGGCGCGACCAGTCCGCGCGTCATGGCGATCTCGGTGCATCCCTACATCACCGGCGTGCCCCACAGGATCAAATATCTGGAGGAACTGCTGGATTACGTCGGCGGCCATGAGGGCACGCAATGGATGACCGCCAGCCAGCTTGGCGATTGGTATCGGACTGAATTGACACGGGTAACAGGAGATTAG
- a CDS encoding glutathione S-transferase family protein: MTTLCYAKKTCSIGIHVLLEEIGIPYDLKIVDFSKKEQKTPEYLALNPKGKVAALVRDDGSVVTEYAAIAMYLALEHPEKNLMPTDTEGMIRTLEAMDFIIGTVHMLSWRMFRRPDAYSDIPEAVEQLKVRGKEAMMAAFDVVDEQLEGKEWLMGDYSIADTALYYNEYWAVDVAGWDLPPNVRAHYERMKQRPAVQANRKLEGVA; the protein is encoded by the coding sequence ATGACAACGCTTTGTTACGCCAAGAAAACCTGCTCGATCGGCATTCATGTTCTGTTAGAAGAAATCGGCATTCCTTATGATCTGAAGATCGTGGACTTCTCGAAGAAAGAGCAGAAGACGCCGGAGTATCTGGCGCTTAACCCCAAGGGAAAGGTTGCCGCATTGGTGCGCGATGACGGAAGTGTGGTTACGGAATACGCGGCAATCGCCATGTATCTGGCGCTGGAGCATCCCGAGAAAAACCTGATGCCCACGGACACCGAAGGCATGATCCGCACGCTAGAGGCGATGGATTTCATTATTGGCACCGTCCACATGCTGTCGTGGCGCATGTTCCGACGCCCCGATGCGTACTCGGACATCCCCGAGGCGGTGGAACAGCTGAAGGTGCGCGGGAAAGAGGCCATGATGGCCGCGTTCGACGTGGTGGATGAGCAGTTGGAGGGCAAGGAGTGGCTGATGGGCGATTACTCCATCGCCGATACCGCGCTCTATTATAACGAATACTGGGCCGTAGATGTGGCCGGTTGGGATCTGCCGCCGAACGTGCGTGCCCATTACGAGCGGATGAAGCAGCGCCCCGCGGTGCAAGCAAACCGGAAGCTGGAAGGCGTGGCTTAA
- a CDS encoding cupin domain-containing protein codes for MEIKDISVEEMQARVARYRDLKASPQAFVDTRIPEYERDIYNVIGRGVTEDAGLAPSIVDSRYFGITYVGAEPGKGAALHAHETIEVFIPLTGRWAAVWGEDGDKEIEIEPFDVISFPPGIYRGFRNIGDAPAMLMAIIGSKETTGDGGRVEWAPSVLEASHATGLRVNETGDLEAK; via the coding sequence ATGGAGATCAAGGACATCAGCGTAGAGGAAATGCAGGCGCGCGTGGCCCGCTATCGGGACCTCAAGGCCTCACCCCAGGCGTTCGTAGACACCCGGATTCCGGAGTATGAGCGCGATATCTACAACGTGATCGGGCGCGGCGTGACCGAGGATGCGGGGCTTGCCCCCTCCATCGTGGATTCGCGCTACTTCGGGATCACCTATGTGGGAGCAGAGCCCGGCAAAGGCGCGGCCCTTCATGCCCATGAAACGATCGAGGTCTTCATCCCCCTTACCGGCCGTTGGGCTGCGGTTTGGGGCGAGGATGGCGACAAGGAAATCGAGATTGAGCCCTTCGACGTCATCTCCTTCCCGCCCGGCATCTATCGCGGGTTCCGCAATATCGGGGACGCTCCAGCGATGTTGATGGCAATCATCGGCTCGAAAGAGACCACCGGCGACGGCGGTCGCGTCGAATGGGCCCCCAGCGTGCTGGAGGCAAGCCATGCCACGGGTCTGCGGGTGAATGAAACTGGCGATCTAGAGGCCAAGTAG